One window from the genome of Pempheris klunzingeri isolate RE-2024b chromosome 7, fPemKlu1.hap1, whole genome shotgun sequence encodes:
- the LOC139203581 gene encoding putative defense protein Hdd11: MELFLPWFITLQVFCLVCGYPSGAPTGACEDMLPRHAGMLPQASLAPYTLLTNTRTFQPGKLITVTITGPEYRGVLLEARTGSSSNALGSWQLPPPDTRFLECTGNPQGAVTHLNTNLKDNTTVYSWIPPDSTSPVFFMATVAQQRTVFWVNVRSTTMTTEKPGLILATGASAGMAEEKPLLILVMYFLMLQLLG, encoded by the exons ATGGAGCTGTTCTTGCCATGGTTCATTACACTTCAAGTGTTCTGTTTGGTTTGTGGCTATCCCAGCGGTGCTCCCACTGGTGCCTGTGAGGATATGTTGCCTCGCCACGCTGGGATGCTGCCACAGGCTTCACTAGCACCCTACACTCTTCTCACCAACACCAGGACCTTTCAGCCCGGCAAACTCATAACAG TGACTATCACTGGACCAGAATATAGAGGCGTGCTTCTGGAGGCCCGGACCGGCAGCAGCAGTAATGCTCTGGGGAGTTGGCAACTCCCTCCTCCAGACACAAGGTTTCTTGAG tgCACAGGGAATCCACAAGGTGCTGTTACTCATTTGAACACCAACCTGAAGGACAACACCACTGTATACAGCTGGATACCACCTGATTCTACAAGCCCAGTCTTCTTCAT GGCCACAGTTGCTCAGCAGCGCACAGTCTTCTGGGTTAATGTGAGATCCACCACAATGACCACAG AGAAACCAGGTCTCATTTTGGCTACGGGTGCAAGTGCTGGAATGGCTGAAGAAAAACCTCTGCTCATCCTTGTGATGTATTTTCTGATGTTACAGCTGCTGGGGTGA